The following coding sequences lie in one Cyanobacterium sp. Dongsha4 genomic window:
- a CDS encoding DUF3177 family protein, whose translation MEEILLKALVWTNYKLFLLICLVLPLILSVWSLKTQIPSIQRLLLIYWRVASLLAIAIYLFIPVWQVGYLAWFAGHILIVICLWFWADINDEIRDLPKSSLRLALTSWRWAVSLYGIIGAIAFTPFLRCAFVPSADADTMCRLWLEAPWHYKSWFHPNSTTGFLGFLGMTGLIIYIIYFVYFLTFRLIKQGRIALEQ comes from the coding sequence ATGGAAGAAATTTTATTAAAAGCTCTAGTTTGGACTAATTATAAGTTATTTTTATTGATTTGCTTAGTTTTACCTCTGATTCTCTCTGTTTGGAGTTTAAAAACTCAAATTCCCTCTATTCAACGCTTACTACTTATTTACTGGCGGGTGGCTAGTCTTTTAGCTATCGCAATTTATCTGTTTATTCCTGTATGGCAAGTTGGTTATTTAGCATGGTTTGCTGGACATATTTTAATTGTCATTTGTCTTTGGTTTTGGGCGGATATTAATGATGAAATACGAGATTTACCTAAAAGTAGTTTACGTTTGGCTCTTACCTCTTGGCGTTGGGCGGTAAGTTTATATGGCATAATAGGTGCGATCGCATTCACGCCTTTTTTACGTTGTGCATTTGTTCCTTCGGCAGATGCGGATACTATGTGTAGATTGTGGTTAGAAGCCCCTTGGCACTATAAATCATGGTTTCATCCTAACTCTACCACTGGATTTTTAGGCTTTTTGGGCATGACTGGATTAATTATTTATATCATTTATTTTGTTTATTTTCTCACTTTTCGTTTGATTAAACAGGGAAGAATTGCCCTTGAGCAATAA
- the rfbD gene encoding dTDP-4-dehydrorhamnose reductase codes for MTTKILLFGSNGQVGTELSNHLSEIGDLTLINRNIVNLTSEKDIRNCIRSCKPQFIVNAAAYTAVDKAESEPQLAQQINAIAPQIIAEESNKINAQFIHISTDYVFDGKSNTPYLESDNTNPLGVYGKSKLQGEENIKKNSDNYIILRTAWVYGKYGKGNFLKTMLRVGEERDILKVVIDQIGCPTYAEDIAIIIKKIIEQNEGEKCRQDIYHFTNLGVCSWYDFAVNIFRQARNLNYSLKVKEIIPISTAEYPTPAQRPAYSVLNTSKIRNDYNINGDYWLESLERYFQ; via the coding sequence ATGACAACAAAAATATTATTATTTGGCAGTAACGGACAAGTAGGCACTGAATTAAGCAATCATTTATCCGAAATAGGAGATTTAACCCTGATTAATCGAAATATTGTTAATTTAACCTCAGAAAAGGATATTAGAAACTGTATCAGAAGTTGTAAACCCCAATTTATTGTCAATGCCGCCGCTTATACCGCCGTTGATAAAGCAGAATCTGAACCTCAATTAGCTCAACAAATAAATGCGATCGCACCTCAAATTATTGCAGAAGAAAGTAATAAAATTAACGCACAATTTATTCATATTTCTACAGATTATGTTTTTGACGGCAAATCAAATACTCCTTATTTAGAATCTGATAATACCAATCCTTTAGGTGTTTATGGCAAAAGCAAATTACAAGGAGAAGAAAATATCAAAAAAAATAGTGATAACTATATAATTTTAAGAACTGCGTGGGTGTACGGAAAATATGGTAAGGGAAATTTTTTAAAAACCATGTTAAGAGTAGGAGAAGAAAGAGACATTTTAAAAGTAGTAATAGATCAAATTGGTTGCCCCACTTATGCTGAAGATATAGCCATAATAATCAAAAAAATAATCGAACAAAATGAGGGAGAAAAATGCCGTCAAGACATATATCATTTCACAAATTTAGGAGTTTGTAGCTGGTATGATTTTGCCGTTAATATTTTTCGTCAAGCCCGAAACTTGAATTATTCCTTAAAAGTAAAAGAAATTATCCCCATTTCTACCGCAGAATATCCTACCCCTGCCCAACGCCCTGCCTATTCTGTTCTCAATACCAGTAAAATTAGGAATGATTATAATATTAATGGCGACTATTGGTTAGAATCCCTAGAGCGATATTTTCAATAA
- a CDS encoding alpha/beta fold hydrolase, with product MKLKDNSDNAQKYGKQRDWFWHGWRIRYSFYPANMSRNNQIPILLLHGFGASLKHWRYNIPVLKQNHSVYAIDLLGFGNSEKAYAEYGIPFWSELVKDFWDNFINQPCIIIGNSIGSLIALNTVANYSEMARGLVMISLPDIYGRREVIPPFLYPILQKLENLVAFPLLIRLIFYLARQRGIITRSLKLAYIDHKNVNDELIDIITTPPQDKGAVRALIALTRYVNDFNVSAKTLLSQVNIPILLLWGKCDRLIPPIMAEKLAQINPQITLKLLDNLGHCLHDESPDLFHQLFFEWEKLIISS from the coding sequence ATGAAGCTAAAAGATAATTCTGATAATGCTCAAAAATATGGGAAACAAAGGGATTGGTTTTGGCATGGTTGGCGTATCCGTTATAGTTTTTATCCTGCCAATATGTCGAGAAACAATCAAATACCGATTCTCCTTTTACATGGTTTTGGGGCTTCTTTAAAGCATTGGCGATATAACATACCTGTTTTAAAGCAAAATCATTCAGTTTATGCCATTGATTTACTAGGTTTTGGCAATTCAGAAAAAGCCTATGCAGAGTATGGTATTCCTTTTTGGTCTGAATTAGTGAAGGATTTTTGGGACAATTTTATTAATCAACCTTGTATTATTATCGGTAATTCTATTGGTTCTTTAATTGCGTTGAATACGGTAGCTAATTACTCTGAGATGGCACGGGGATTAGTAATGATTAGTTTACCTGACATTTACGGGCGTAGAGAGGTTATTCCTCCTTTTTTATATCCCATTCTTCAAAAATTAGAGAATTTAGTGGCATTTCCTTTATTAATTCGTTTAATTTTTTATCTTGCTCGTCAAAGAGGTATTATTACTCGTAGTCTTAAATTAGCCTATATTGATCATAAAAATGTGAATGATGAATTAATTGATATTATTACCACTCCTCCCCAAGATAAAGGGGCGGTAAGGGCTTTAATTGCTTTAACTCGTTATGTCAATGATTTTAATGTGTCGGCAAAAACTCTTTTATCTCAGGTTAATATTCCTATATTACTACTTTGGGGAAAATGCGATCGCCTCATTCCTCCTATAATGGCAGAAAAATTAGCCCAGATTAATCCCCAAATCACTTTAAAATTATTAGATAATTTAGGTCATTGTCTTCATGATGAAAGCCCTGATTTATTCCATCAGTTGTTTTTTGAATGGGAGAAATTAATCATTAGTAGTTAA
- a CDS encoding IctB family putative bicarbonate transporter → MSTVEYSQAEKSLWLNWRKSSLIGNLVGLLSSWQSSSYLLGYSDLIATILVCLVLISAPFTSNTLIGVILLAGGGFWTLLTVSEIQKNQITPIHLWVFAYWLISVVATAFSPLKMAALSGLVKFTLYLLFFALASRVFAKKKMRSLIMGVYLLISLIVSAYGVRQQFIGVKPLATWTDPTSPLADTTRVYSFLGNPNLLASYLIPAVSFSLVALIVWKTKPQKILAGFALIINVACVYFTGSRGGWLALIGTGVAFLLGFKFWWNEYLSPFWRKWLIPTVIASFLLLVGVGMIFVEPLRIRIFSLFSWRGDSSNNFRINVWIAALQMLQDHPLIGIGPGNEVFNQIYPLYMQTKFTALSAYCIFLEIALETGLIGLFSFLAVIVATFKRGMVLIKKMKPKNDLQAMWILGAIASMAGLATQGLFDTVWYRPQINTLWWLCVAMVAAVYSLKSETDNHVS, encoded by the coding sequence ATGTCAACAGTTGAATATTCCCAAGCAGAAAAATCTCTCTGGTTAAATTGGCGTAAAAGCAGTTTAATTGGTAATTTAGTTGGTTTATTATCCTCGTGGCAGTCGAGTAGTTATCTTCTCGGTTATAGCGATTTAATTGCCACTATCTTAGTATGTTTAGTTCTTATTAGTGCCCCTTTTACTAGCAATACATTAATTGGGGTTATTTTACTCGCAGGAGGAGGATTTTGGACTTTATTAACGGTTTCAGAAATTCAAAAAAATCAAATTACCCCTATTCATCTTTGGGTTTTTGCTTATTGGTTAATTTCCGTCGTTGCAACAGCTTTTTCTCCTCTGAAAATGGCCGCTTTGTCGGGATTAGTTAAATTTACTCTCTATTTGCTATTTTTTGCTTTGGCTAGTCGAGTTTTTGCTAAAAAAAAGATGCGATCGCTGATTATGGGTGTATATTTATTAATATCCTTAATTGTAAGTGCCTATGGTGTAAGACAACAGTTTATAGGTGTTAAACCTTTAGCTACATGGACTGATCCCACTTCTCCTTTAGCTGACACTACAAGGGTTTATAGTTTTTTAGGTAATCCCAATTTACTCGCTAGTTACTTAATTCCAGCAGTTTCATTTTCCCTAGTGGCTTTAATTGTTTGGAAAACTAAACCGCAAAAAATATTGGCAGGATTTGCTTTAATCATTAATGTTGCCTGTGTTTATTTTACAGGTAGTAGGGGAGGATGGTTAGCTTTAATTGGTACAGGTGTTGCCTTTCTCCTTGGCTTTAAGTTTTGGTGGAATGAATATTTATCACCCTTTTGGCGTAAGTGGTTAATCCCGACGGTAATTGCCTCTTTCCTGCTTTTGGTTGGTGTTGGTATGATTTTTGTTGAACCTTTAAGAATCAGAATTTTTAGCCTTTTTTCTTGGCGAGGGGATAGTAGTAATAATTTTCGTATCAATGTTTGGATTGCGGCTTTACAAATGTTACAGGATCATCCTTTAATTGGTATAGGCCCAGGGAATGAAGTTTTTAATCAAATTTATCCCCTTTATATGCAAACTAAATTTACTGCTCTGAGTGCCTATTGCATTTTTCTCGAAATAGCCTTAGAAACTGGTTTGATTGGTTTATTCTCTTTTCTAGCGGTCATTGTGGCAACTTTTAAGAGGGGGATGGTATTAATAAAAAAAATGAAACCTAAGAACGATTTACAAGCCATGTGGATTCTAGGTGCGATCGCATCTATGGCAGGTTTAGCAACTCAGGGCTTATTTGATACAGTGTGGTATCGTCCTCAAATCAATACCTTATGGTGGCTATGTGTGGCAATGGTTGCGGCGGTTTATTCACTCAAATCGGAAACAGATAATCATGTTAGTTAA
- a CDS encoding diacylglycerol/polyprenol kinase family protein: MLVNLSNQIGSILLITVYIGGLLLIAEILNRLHKTDSELTRKIVHIGTGNVILLAWWLNITSDVILLAVITASIVAIASYYLPILPSVNSVGRHSLGTLFYAISIGILTALFWHEGEKQFTAIGILIMSYGDGMAALIGQKWGKHKYQLLGNKKSWEGSLTMTLVSILVVISIFGIVATIQTKLFIIALLIGIFATILETFSPFGIDNLTVPVICGILAYYLHNIFTIN, translated from the coding sequence ATGTTAGTTAACTTATCGAATCAAATTGGTTCAATATTACTGATTACTGTATATATAGGAGGTTTATTATTAATCGCAGAAATTCTCAATCGTCTTCACAAAACAGATAGCGAATTAACTCGCAAAATAGTTCATATCGGGACAGGTAATGTTATTCTTTTGGCATGGTGGTTAAATATTACCTCAGATGTCATTTTATTAGCCGTTATTACTGCTAGTATAGTTGCGATCGCATCTTACTATTTACCAATTCTTCCTAGTGTAAATAGTGTAGGCAGACATAGCCTTGGCACATTATTTTACGCTATTAGTATTGGCATTTTAACCGCCCTGTTTTGGCACGAAGGAGAAAAACAATTTACCGCCATTGGTATTCTTATCATGAGTTATGGAGACGGTATGGCCGCCCTAATTGGACAAAAATGGGGTAAACATAAATATCAACTATTGGGTAATAAAAAAAGTTGGGAAGGCTCATTAACCATGACATTAGTAAGTATCCTAGTAGTTATTTCAATCTTCGGAATAGTTGCTACAATACAGACAAAACTATTCATTATTGCCTTACTCATTGGAATCTTTGCTACAATTTTAGAAACTTTTTCCCCGTTTGGTATTGATAATTTAACTGTACCCGTTATTTGTGGAATTTTAGCTTACTATTTACACAATATTTTCACCATTAACTAA
- a CDS encoding aldose epimerase: MFNIAVKQEEYLIYILKDIENDSRLEIVPERGGIVTNWKIQGQNLLYLDQERFKNPSLSVRGGIPVLFPICGNLPENIFYFEDKKYILKQHGFARDLPWKVIGQSHSKSAKIILSLKSNQETLEVYPFEFELIFSYELLGKKLIIEQSYENKSNKKMPFSTGFHPYFYCGNKDKLKLNIPATEYQNKTGDKTFSFDGNLDYNSPEIDIAFTKLQGNKASFTDEKRDLTVTVKYDDFFSTLVFWTLEGKEYICLEPWSSPRNSINTKEQLKYLQPQEIFHTQIEIEVK, translated from the coding sequence ATGTTTAATATAGCCGTAAAACAAGAAGAATATTTAATCTATATTCTCAAAGATATAGAAAATGACTCTCGTTTAGAAATTGTGCCAGAAAGAGGAGGAATCGTCACCAATTGGAAAATACAAGGTCAAAATTTACTTTATTTAGACCAAGAAAGATTCAAAAATCCTAGTTTAAGTGTTAGGGGTGGTATTCCCGTTTTATTTCCTATCTGTGGTAATTTACCTGAAAATATCTTTTATTTTGAAGACAAAAAATATATCTTAAAACAACATGGTTTCGCTAGGGATTTACCTTGGAAAGTGATAGGACAATCTCATAGTAAATCAGCTAAGATTATTTTAAGTTTAAAAAGTAACCAAGAAACTTTAGAAGTTTATCCCTTTGAATTTGAATTAATATTTAGTTATGAATTGTTAGGAAAAAAACTTATTATCGAACAATCCTACGAAAATAAATCAAACAAAAAAATGCCCTTTTCTACAGGATTTCATCCTTATTTCTACTGCGGTAATAAAGACAAATTAAAATTGAATATTCCTGCTACTGAATACCAAAATAAAACAGGAGATAAAACATTTAGTTTTGATGGTAATTTAGACTACAATAGTCCAGAAATTGACATCGCTTTTACAAAACTTCAGGGAAATAAAGCCTCATTTACAGATGAAAAAAGAGATTTAACTGTTACAGTAAAATACGATGATTTCTTTTCAACTCTAGTATTTTGGACATTAGAAGGTAAAGAGTATATCTGCCTTGAGCCTTGGAGTTCACCACGCAACAGTATTAATACAAAAGAGCAACTAAAATATCTACAACCTCAAGAAATCTTCCACACTCAAATTGAAATAGAAGTGAAATAA